The following proteins are encoded in a genomic region of Populus trichocarpa isolate Nisqually-1 chromosome 13, P.trichocarpa_v4.1, whole genome shotgun sequence:
- the LOC18104161 gene encoding uncharacterized protein LOC18104161, which translates to MAASLGLHCHHYHVAAAAANPLRKAAKQALSSLILKSSKPHHHHSCCYNSDSVGAKEIRSPDLVALEYADLNLFDKISGELGHVRIRQHVNPLSSSFSVPAQVPDWKEVFRDPTLPLMVDIGSGSGRFLIWLAKRNPDSGNYLGLEIRQKLVKRAEFWVKELALTNMHFLFANATISFRQLVLSYPGPLMLVSILCPDPHFKKRHHKRRVVQKTLVDNIISHLVPGGKVFLQSDVLDVALHMRSQFDAESDALQHVDELDPSVLCDSDGWLLDNPIGIRSEREIHAEFEGAKIYRRLYQKRT; encoded by the exons ATGGCGGCTTCACTTGGTTTGCACTGCCACCACTACCAtgttgcagcagcagcagctaatCCACTACGCAAAGCCGCAAAGCAAGCTCTATCTTCTCTAATACTGAAATCTTCAAAGCCTCATCATCACCATAGTTGTTGCTATAATAGTGATAGTGTTGGTGCCAAAGAAATTAGAAGCCCTGACTTGGTTGCTTTGGAGTATGCTGACCTTAatctttttgataaaatttctgGG GAATTGGGTCATGTAAGAATCAGGCAACATGTAAATCCTTTGAGTTCCTCTTTCTCT GTGCCTGCACAAGTGCCTGATTGGAAGGAAGTTTTCAGGGACCCTACATTGCCACTCATGGTTGATATTGGAAGTG GGAGTGGCAGATTTCTCATTTGGCTTGCGAAAAGAAATCCTGATTCAGGAAACTACTTGGGACTTGAAATAAGGCAGAAA CTGGTCAAGCGTGCGGAATTTTGGGTAAAAGAGCTCGCTCTTACTAACAT GCATTTCCTATTTGCAAATGCTACAATCTCTTTCAGACAACTGGTTCTCTCATATCCTGGACCCTTGATGCTAGTCTCAATTTTG TGTCCAGACCCTCATTTCAAGAAAAGGCACCATAAAAGAAGGGTTGTGCAGAAAACATTAGTAGATAACATCATCAGTCATTTAGTTCCTGGAGGGAAG GTTTTCTTGCAGTCTGACGTGCTTGATGTGGCTCTGCACATGAGAAGCCAATTTGATGCGGAGTCGGATGCGCTTCAGCACGTCGATGAACTTGACCCGAGTGTACTCTGTGACAGTGATGGATGGCTACTGGATAATCCAATAGGAATAAGGAGTGAAAGAGAAATCCATGCTGAATTTGAAGGAGCGAAAATTTACAGAAGGTTGTACCAGAAGAGGACATAA